From a single Bacteroidetes Order II. bacterium genomic region:
- a CDS encoding carbon-nitrogen hydrolase, giving the protein MPNTNKKVRIALVQMAMHDNTEVNLNKALRFCRDAAEQGADIICLPELFLGPYFCKTETPKYFDQTEPIPGPTTDAFTPLAAEFDTTLILSLFEKRAPGLYHNTVALLDGTQGYIGKYRKMHIPDDPMYYEKFYFTPGDTGFCSWNTRKASIGTLICWDQWYPEAARITALKGAEILFYPTAIGWLASEKEQAQTQHNAWETIQRSHAIANGCFVVAVNRVGYEAVPADETPEIDAGIGFWGQSFVAAPNGEVLARASSDQEEVLIVDLALGMIEETRRWWPFFRDRRIDAYAGLDRRFLND; this is encoded by the coding sequence ATGCCTAACACAAACAAAAAAGTACGTATAGCTTTGGTTCAGATGGCCATGCATGACAATACCGAGGTAAACCTTAACAAAGCCTTGCGTTTTTGTCGTGATGCCGCTGAACAAGGCGCTGATATCATTTGCCTACCCGAACTTTTTTTGGGGCCTTATTTCTGTAAAACGGAAACGCCTAAGTACTTCGACCAAACAGAACCCATACCCGGCCCAACCACCGATGCCTTTACACCGCTGGCCGCCGAGTTTGACACCACCTTAATCCTAAGCCTCTTTGAAAAGCGTGCACCAGGACTATACCACAACACTGTAGCCCTGTTAGACGGCACCCAAGGCTACATCGGGAAGTACCGTAAAATGCACATTCCCGATGACCCTATGTACTATGAAAAATTTTACTTCACCCCCGGTGATACAGGATTTTGTTCTTGGAATACCCGTAAAGCCTCCATTGGAACCCTGATTTGCTGGGACCAATGGTACCCTGAAGCTGCCCGAATCACGGCCTTGAAAGGCGCTGAAATCCTCTTTTACCCCACAGCAATTGGCTGGCTGGCCTCCGAAAAAGAACAAGCCCAAACCCAGCATAACGCATGGGAAACCATTCAGCGTAGCCATGCCATTGCGAACGGCTGCTTTGTGGTCGCGGTCAATCGGGTGGGCTACGAAGCAGTCCCTGCCGACGAAACGCCTGAAATAGATGCGGGAATCGGGTTTTGGGGACAAAGTTTTGTGGCTGCCCCGAATGGTGAGGTATTGGCGCGGGCCTCTTCTGACCAAGAAGAAGTGCTTATCGTTGATTTAGCACTAGGGATGATTGAAGAAACCCGTCGGTGGTGGCCGTTCTTCCGAGACCGCCGAATTGATGCTTATGCGGGCCTTGACCGCCGATTCTTAAACGATTAA
- the speA gene encoding biosynthetic arginine decarboxylase, with amino-acid sequence MWTSADAQALYFVDAWGQPYFSVNEFGNMGIKPVYKSHVCMDLYKLVEELRDKENLSFPVVIRFMDLLRSRVIELNEAFRAAINEAGYKNVYQGVYPIKVNQMHEVVEEILEAGQPYNFGLECGSKSELIATLPYLEKDGMLLICNGYKDATMLHLMLTFQKIGKKVLPVVEKYSEFKLILQIADTLKIQPQFGIRVRLSSTGIGQWATSSGDQSKFGVTISELLDIVEALKERQQEDALKLVHFHLGSQISDIKFLKNAIKETARVYAKLHQQGMNGVDYMDVGGGLGVNYEAGTIDPLNGINYGFEEYVNCVVYGIMEVCDYESVPHPIIVSESGRAITAHHSVLVTEAIGSTQRPELNPEFELYPTDHDVLKELWKTLQTLRATPALRLNQLLEVYHDTLELRQQSDTLFTFGYLDLEQKAQTERLYWTICKEINDRVHAAKSEWLPQELDDLDDHLVDQYLCDFSLFQSMLDYWSIDQRFPIMPIHRLNEEPTRRATLVDLTCDSDGKIRNFICPDYDKHFLEVHPLREPEPYYLGFFLMGAYQDILGDTHNLFGRVNEVHVYADEEEPNDYFVEKVIRGATVEEMLATVQYFPNQLHKRMQTLLQDKVGQGLLRPKKAKELLDLYAGFFKDYSYFSSHNV; translated from the coding sequence CCGGTTTATGGACTTGTTGCGGTCGCGTGTGATTGAGCTAAACGAGGCATTTCGTGCGGCTATTAACGAGGCTGGGTATAAAAACGTGTATCAAGGGGTTTATCCCATCAAAGTAAACCAGATGCACGAGGTGGTAGAAGAAATTCTCGAAGCTGGTCAGCCTTATAATTTTGGGTTAGAGTGCGGATCGAAATCTGAACTTATTGCCACCTTGCCCTATCTGGAAAAAGATGGCATGTTGCTTATTTGCAATGGGTATAAAGACGCGACCATGCTGCACCTGATGCTCACTTTCCAGAAAATTGGGAAAAAGGTTTTACCAGTCGTAGAGAAGTATAGCGAATTCAAACTCATTCTACAGATTGCCGACACCTTAAAAATCCAACCCCAATTTGGCATTCGGGTTCGTCTCTCCAGCACAGGCATCGGACAATGGGCCACTTCCAGCGGAGACCAGTCTAAGTTTGGTGTTACCATCTCCGAATTATTAGACATTGTAGAAGCGCTCAAGGAACGCCAGCAGGAAGATGCCCTAAAATTAGTCCATTTTCATTTAGGCAGCCAGATTTCCGACATCAAGTTTCTCAAAAATGCCATCAAAGAAACGGCACGGGTGTATGCGAAACTACACCAACAAGGAATGAATGGTGTAGACTATATGGACGTGGGCGGAGGCTTGGGGGTGAATTATGAAGCCGGAACGATAGATCCGCTCAATGGCATTAATTATGGCTTCGAGGAGTACGTAAACTGTGTGGTATATGGCATCATGGAAGTTTGTGATTATGAAAGTGTACCACACCCAATTATCGTTTCGGAAAGTGGTCGGGCCATTACTGCACATCATTCCGTTTTGGTCACCGAGGCCATTGGTTCTACCCAGCGCCCAGAGTTGAATCCAGAATTTGAGCTTTACCCCACTGACCACGATGTCTTGAAGGAACTTTGGAAAACCCTTCAGACCTTGCGGGCCACCCCTGCCCTACGTCTAAACCAATTACTCGAAGTCTATCACGACACACTAGAACTCCGCCAGCAATCCGACACCCTGTTCACCTTTGGTTATCTCGATCTGGAGCAAAAAGCCCAAACTGAACGCCTGTATTGGACCATCTGCAAAGAAATCAATGACCGCGTTCATGCCGCAAAATCGGAATGGCTCCCACAAGAATTGGATGATTTAGATGATCACCTTGTAGATCAGTACTTGTGCGATTTCTCCCTCTTCCAATCTATGTTGGATTATTGGAGCATTGACCAGCGCTTTCCGATCATGCCTATTCATCGCCTGAATGAAGAGCCTACCCGAAGGGCCACGTTGGTGGATCTTACCTGCGACTCCGACGGCAAGATCCGAAATTTCATTTGTCCGGACTATGACAAACATTTTCTGGAGGTCCATCCACTCCGCGAACCTGAACCTTATTATCTTGGCTTTTTCTTGATGGGGGCCTACCAAGACATTCTGGGGGACACCCACAACCTGTTTGGCAGGGTGAATGAAGTGCATGTGTATGCAGACGAAGAAGAGCCGAATGACTATTTTGTAGAGAAGGTTATCCGAGGTGCCACCGTCGAGGAAATGTTGGCCACCGTGCAGTATTTCCCCAACCAGCTTCACAAAAGGATGCAAACCTTGCTACAAGACAAAGTGGGACAGGGCTTGCTTCGTCCCAAAAAAGCAAAAGAGTTATTGGACTTGTATGCGGGTTTTTTTAAAGACTACTCCTATTTTTCTTCCCATAACGTCTAA